From Daucus carota subsp. sativus chromosome 6, DH1 v3.0, whole genome shotgun sequence, the proteins below share one genomic window:
- the LOC108224543 gene encoding homeobox-leucine zipper protein ATHB-12 produces MEEEDLSSSFSVQRKKKNKNTKRFSDEQIRSLESIFKLDTKLEPKKKIQLARELELQPRQVAIWFQNRRARWKSKQLEQEYRALKTNYDNLNSQFEFLKEEKESLLAQLQKLNEMLKEIHSTNEASKGLEERSTNQGLDDENNNSEIKADTKTLTDTVDNCSIMHSDPDERENTGGLLDQYQGAELLSFCQQLDGPLPPAERWCNFGSGDISDQACGNSNWWEF; encoded by the exons ATGGAAGAGGAAGATTTATCTTCGTCGTTTTCAGTTCAGaggaaaaagaagaacaaaaacACCAAGAGATTTAGTGATGAACAGATAAGATCATTGGAATCCATCTTTAAGCTGGATACAAAGCTTGAACCGAAGAAGAAGATTCAGCTGGCTAGAGAACTTGAACTGCAACCTCGCCAGGTGGCTATATGGTTTCAGAACAGGAGAGCAAGATGGAAGTCAAAGCAACTGGAACAGGAATACCGAGCTCTCAAAACTAATTATGATAACTTGAATTCACAATTTGAATTCTTGAAGGAAGAAAAGGAATCCTTGCTTGCACAG TTACAGAAGCTAAATGAGATGCTCAAAGAAATTCATTCTACAAACGAAGCAAGCAAGGGCTTAGAAGAAAGAAGCACAAACCAGGGATTGGATGATGAAAATAACAATAGCGAGATTAAAGCAGACACAAAAACCTTAACTGATACAGTAGACAACTGTTCTATTATGCATTCAGATCCTGATGAGAGAGAAAACACAGGGGGCCTTCTTGATCAATATCAAGGAGCAGAACTTCTGAGCTTCTGTCAACAGTTAGATGGCCCCTTGCCACCAGCTGAAAGATGGTGCAACTTTGGCTCCGGTGACATTTCTGATCAGGCATGTGGCAACTCAAATTGGTGGGaattctga
- the LOC108225340 gene encoding auxin-responsive protein SAUR32 produces the protein MGSGDFKNLLNFHLHIHHHHHHHNHHNNHKKEMKEIPKGCLAVMVGQGEEQQKFIIPVIYINHPLFMQLLKEAEEEYGFDHHGPINIPCHVEEFRNVQVMIDQENSHHHGHAHHHHNHHVWCFKA, from the coding sequence ATGGGTAGTGGAGATTTCAAGAATCTTTTGAATTTTCATCTTCATATTCATCACCATCACCACCACCATAACCATCACAACAACCACaagaaagagatgaaggagATTCCAAAAGGGTGTCTAGCTGTTATGGTGGGACAAGGGGAGGAGCAGCAGAAGTTCATAATCCCCGTGATTTATATCAACCATCCTTTGTTCATGCAGCTGTTGAAAGAAGCCGAGGAAGAGTACGGATTTGATCACCATGGGCCTATTAATATTCCTTGTCATGTAGAGGAGTTTCGCAATGTTCAAGTTATGATTGACCAGGAGAATTCGCATCATCATGGCCATGCTCATCACCATCACAACCACCATGTTTGGTGCTTCAAGGCTTGA
- the LOC108192701 gene encoding GTP-binding nuclear protein Ran1B isoform X2, with translation MFDVTDSVTHEFVPAWQKEIHWLCDDIPTILCGNKVDMNNQQVNVREVENLQYCEISVKSNYNIEKPFLYLARMLAGDPGLQFVEAPTYTPPEV, from the exons ATGTTTGATGTAACAGACTCGGTGACTCACGAATTTGTTCCAGCTTGGCAGAAAGAAATTCATTG GCTCTGTGATGATATTCCGACTATACTTTGTGGAAACAAGGTAGATATGAACAACCAGCAAGTAAATGTGCGGGAGGTTGAGAATCTGCAGTATTGTGAAATTTCTGTAAAGAGTAACTACAACATTGAGAAGCCATTTCTGTATCTCGCTAGAATGCTTGCGGG GGACCCTGGCTTGCAGTTTGTGGAGGCTCCAACATATACTCCTCCCGAA GTCTGA
- the LOC108192701 gene encoding GTP-binding nuclear protein Ran1B isoform X1: MFDVTDSVTHEFVPAWQKEIHWLCDDIPTILCGNKVDMNNQQVNVREVENLQYCEISVKSNYNIEKPFLYLARMLAGDPGLQFVEAPTYTPPEV; the protein is encoded by the exons ATGTTTGATGTAACAGACTCGGTGACTCACGAATTTGTTCCAGCTTGGCAGAAAGAAATTCATTG GCTCTGTGATGATATTCCGACTATACTTTGTGGAAACAAGGTAGATATGAACAACCAGCAAGTAAATGTGCGGGAGGTTGAGAATCTGCAGTATTGTGAAATTTCTGTAAAGAGTAACTACAACATTGAGAAGCCATTTCTGTATCTCGCTAGAATGCTTGCGGG GGACCCTGGCTTGCAGTTTGTGGAGGCTCCAACATATACTCCTCCCGAAGTATGA